The following coding sequences are from one Lolium rigidum isolate FL_2022 chromosome 6, APGP_CSIRO_Lrig_0.1, whole genome shotgun sequence window:
- the LOC124665527 gene encoding F-box/FBD/LRR-repeat protein At1g13570-like, producing the protein MINNTVCKRTSSNRISGKPIYKKARPNVKLEDLPQDLLCTIVSKLPAKEVSRATVLSSYWRYICGICCYKLCFTGATGCCRDTLERKEYLQCIHKFINNVNTAVQKCHAKLVEEFNVRFEFDAMLVDHLNNWVKFAVSSQAKSIVFYLRPINMRRTDVDRYLFPFHLLDSGSNMSHLQCIQLSFVSFRPPSEFRGFPSLRKLYLQFVDITIKDLEVILSNCYNLGWLSLVRCFLNGELKLDRPLSRLRHLTVVYCKVTRIELHVTKLVTFVYDGPIIPIVMAQHSKLENAHIRFFKATYQDAVSALLNGIPTMQNLTLQITCPQLEVQSLLNNTCKFSHLRRLQLLMCILAQHIEKLPYVLVSILRAAPFIEKLEIHFATCRHLCFANNGTLDNQPLQRCEYTYLKSMHMTGYKGARGQLEFLLHIVENAPALEVLTVDTTERLNEYEDVSVNLICRKKSCSERAALHAESCLSEKLSPKVKLCVM; encoded by the exons ATGATCAACAATACAGTATGCAAAAGAACTTCCTCAAACCGTATCAGTGGGAAACCAATCTATAAGAAAGCGAGGCCAAATGTTAAACTGGAAGACCTTCCACAG GATCTGCTGTGCACCATTGTATCAAAGTTGCCTGCTAAAGAAGTTTCAAGAGCTACTGTTTTATCAAGCTATTGGAGATATATCTGTGGTATTTGCTGCTACAAATTATGTTTCACTGGTGCTACTGGGTGTTGCCGTGATACTTTAGAAAGAAAAGAATACCTCCAGTGCATCCATAAATTCATCAATAATGTCAATACAGCCGTGCAAAAGTGCCATGCCAAGTTGGTTGAAGAGTTCAATGTCAGATTCGAGTTCGACGCAATGCTGGTTGATCATCTAAATAATTGGGTTAAATTTGCGGTATCATCACAGGCAAAGAGCATAGTTTTCTATTTACGGCCTATTAACATGAGACGCACGGATGTAGATCGCTACTTATTTCCATTTCACCTTTTGGATAGTGGAAGCAACATGTCTCATCTACAGTGTATACAGCTTAGCTTTGTATCTTTCAGACCACCATCTGAATTCAGAGGTTTCCCAAGCCTGAGAAAGCTTTATTTGCAGTTTGTCGATATCACTATAAAGGATCTTGAAGTTATACTGTCCAATTGCTATAATCTTGGATGGCTCAGCTTAGTCAGATGCTTCCTGAATGGCGAACTAAAGTTGGATCGTCCGTTGTCCCGCCTTCGACACCTAACAGTTGTATACTGTAAGGTGACCAGGATAGAACTTCATGTTACGAAACTCGTTACCTTTGTATATGATGGTCCCATTATTCCTATTGTTATGGCTCAACATTCGAAGCTGGAAAATGCACATATACGATTCTTCAAGGCAACTTATCAAGATGCTgtcagtgcacttctgaatggtaTTCCGACCATGCAAAATCTGACTCTCCAGATTACTTGCCCACAACTAGAG GTGCAATCATTGTTGAATAACACATGCAAGTTTTCCCATCTTAGGCGCTTACAGTTGTTAATGTGTATATTAGCTCAACATATTGAGAAGCTTCCATATGTACTAGTTTCCATACTGAGGGCAGCTCCATTTATTGAAAAGCTTGAGATCCAT TTTGCTACCTGTCGCCACCTTTGTTTTGCGAACAATGGTACTTTGGACAATCAGCCTCTTCAGCGGTGTGAATATACTTATCTGAAGAGTATGCATATGACGGGATATAAAGGGGCAAGAGGTCAACTTGAATTTCTTCTACATATTGTGGAAAATGCCCCTGCGCTGGAGGTATTAACTGTGGACACAACTGAACGGCTTAATGAATATGAAGATGTTTCTGTAAACTTGATTTGCAGAAAAAAATCATGCTCCGAGCGCGCTGCTCTGCATGCCGAATCTTGTCTCAGTGAAAAACTTTCACCAAAGGTGAAGCTTTGTGTTATGTAG